The stretch of DNA GCCTGGACCAGGCCCCGGACGCCGGGGCCATGGCCGGGATGCTGGGGGCCTGAGCCGTGGCCGCCCTGCACCAGGTATTCGACCAGGCGGCGGCGGGCTACGACGCCCTGCGTTCCCGGGTGATCCCCTGCTTTCAGGATTTTTATGGAACCATTGCCCGCCTGGTGCCCGGCGGCTCTGAAAGGGAGCCCGCCGTATTGGACCTGGGCGCGGGCACCGGCCTGGTGAGCGCGGTGGTAAAGGCCGCCAGGCCGGGCTGCCGCATCCTGGCCGTGGACGAGTCGGCGGGCATGTTGCAGCGCCTGGAAGAGCGCTTCGCGGGCGACGAGCAGGTTAGCACCATGGTCCTGGACTATGGCACCGGCATCCTGCCCGGCGGCTGGGACCTGATCGTATCGGCCCTGTCCATCCACCACCTGGACGACCCAAGCAAAAAACGGCTCTTCGCGCGGCTCTTCGACCGCCTCGAGCCGGGCGGCTGGTTCATCAACGCGGACCTGGTGCAGGGCTCTTCCCAGGAGGTGGAGCGCGGCTACCAAGAGGCCTGGCGCGAGCACCTGGAGGCCAGCGGAATCCCGCGCGAGGAGCTGGACGAGATTTATCAACGCATGACCTACGACCGCACCGCTTCTCTGGAGGCCCAGCTGATCTGGCTGCGGGGCTGCGGCTTCGTGGATGTGGACTGTCACTACAAGTACAACAACTTCGCGGTGTACGCCGGGCGCCGTCCCGGCGGGCCGCAAGCGGCGCATTAGGCGGTAAACAGATGGCCCTGAGCGGGAAAAAGATAAAGAAGGACCTGGCCGAGTTTTTGGGCGAGAAGTACGTCTTCGACGACGCGCCCACCAACCTGGTCTACGCCAAGGACGTGATGCCCTACGACCTGGAGGAGCGCAACCTGCCCTACGCGGTGGCCCGCCCGGCCGACGCGGCCCAGATCGGCCAGGTGCTGATCTACGCCAATAAACATAAGATCCCGGTGCACATCCACGGCTCGGGCACCTCCCTGGTGGGCCTGGCCCGGCCCAAGGCGCGGGGCATCGTTCTGGACACCGCCCGCTTGCAGAGCATGGAGGTGTTTCCCGAGCGCTCCTATTTCGAGGCCGGGGCCGGGGTGCATTTGGCCAAGGTGCGCGCGGCCATCGCCCCTTACAAGGCCATGCTGCCCATCTTCCCGGGCAGCGAGCTGGTGGCCACCATCGGCGGGAGCATTTCGGTTAACACCAGCGCCCACGGGGTGGACTGCGCCCTGGGCAAGCCGGGCGACTACGTCTTGGGCCTGGAGGTGGTCCTGCCCACCGGCGAGGTGATCCAGACCGGCACCGAGAGCCTGCGCCGCCCGGCCGGGGTGGAGCTGACCAAGGTCATGGTGGGCTGCGAGGGGCTCTTGGGGGTGATCACCAAGGTGCGTATGCGTCTGCTGCCCCAGCCCTGCACCGCCAACATCGTGGCCTACTACGACAAGACCGAGGATATCCTGGCCACGGTGATGGAGATGTACCGCCAGGGCATCAGCCCGCCCATGTTCTTCGAATACCTTGACGAGACCTCCTCCAAGATCGGTTTCGAGGCGGTGGGCCTGGAGCCGCCCAGCGGCGCGGTGGCCATGATGTGTTTGCACGCGGACAACCCCGAGGGCTGCCGGGCCAAGGCGGAGCACTTTTTGAACTTCGTGGAAAAGAGCAACCCGCGCTCGGCCGAGATAACCGACGACCCGGTGCGCTGGGGCAAGGTGTGGAGCTCGCGGGCCGAAGCGGGCAACTACGTCTACCGCCAAGGCTCCACCTTCGGCTCCGAGGTGACCCCGCGAGTGGACAAGCTCTTGGACGCCTTCCAGGAGACGCGCCATTTCATCGAGCACCTGGAAGCCTACCCCAACCCGCAGTTCATCTCCTTCGGGCACATCGGCGCGCCCACCCTGCATGGCTACGCCTTCTGGCCCACCAAGGACATCCCCAGCGAGGCCAAGAAGGCCATCACCTTGGAGGTGCGGGCCAAGTCCGAGGCCATCAACGCCAAGTACGGCGGATGCGGAGGGGAGTGGGGCCTCACCGCCCAGCGGGCCGATTTCCTCAAGCTGCGCTACGGGCCGGAGTATTACCAGGCCCTGGTGAACCTGAAGAAGGCCTTTGACCCCAACAACATCTTGAACCGCGGCAATTTAGAGGGATGGTTGTGAAACTGAGCCCCGACCCCAAAAAGGCGCTGCTCACCGAGCTGAACAAATGCCGGGCCTGCCGCTTTTGCGTGGACGTGTGCCCGACTTATCAGGTCAGCGGTGGGCTGGAGGCCTTGTCCTCCTTTGGGCGCATCCAGATAATCCGTCACCTGCTCACCGGGATGCTGGAGCTGGACGACTCCTTGAGCTACGCCCTGTACTCCTGCTTGCAGTGCCGACGCTGCGAGAACACCTGCAAGGCCAAAGGCCAGGCCCTGGACATCTGCCAGATCATCCAGCAGGCCCGGGCCTACCTGGCCCCGGACTACGCCAAGGAGGTGGCCGATGGCGTCTAACACCCGCCGGGTCATCTCCCAGGCCCTGAGCACCCTGCAACGCAACACCCTGAGCACCGGCGATCCCCTGGGCTTCAACCAGGTCTACTGGACCGACTGGTCCCAGGGCCTAAGCCTGCCCAAGGACGGCTCGCCCTGCATGTACACCGGCCGCATGTATCAGATGCTGCCCTACGCCGGACAGGCGGCCAAGCTGGCCAACCGCTACCAGGGCCTCCTGGCCTGCCCGGGCATGAGCCAGATAATGAGCTGGGGCAACCGGGTGGCCGGGGAAAAGACCATCCGCCGCATGGCGGGCACCGGCGGCGAGATCGCCACGCGGGCCCAGAGCGCCCTACGCGGCATCTCGGCGGGGCTCAGGGCCATTGGCCTGGAGCCGGGCTACCTCTACGACGCCGAGCCCTACAGCGGGGTGCTCCTGCACGAGCTGGGGGCGGACCCCGGCGCGCGCACCCAAGCGGGCCGCCTGGGCGCCTTGTTCCAGAGCAAGGGCGTGAGCGAGGTGGTGGCCGTGGACCCGCACACCGTGCATTTTTTGCGCGACGACTTCCCCGAGGTGCTGGAAGGCGCGGGGGTGAAGCTCAGCCATTACCTGGAGCTCCTGGCCTCGGAGGCCGAGCGCCTGGCTCCCAAGACCGCGCTGCCCATGAAGGAGGTCGTGGTTCACGACTCCTGCGTCATGGCCCGTCACCTGGGCATCGTGGAGCAGACCCGCCAGGTCGCCGAGGCCCTGGGTCTGAGGGTGATCGAGCCGCCCAACCACGGCCAGGACACGGCCTGCTGCGGCGGGCCCATTGAATATGGTTTCGAGGAGCTCTGCGCCGAGGTGTCGCTGATGCGGGCCCGCGAGCTGGCCGGGGCGGGCAGCCAGGTGATGGTTACCTGCCCCATCTGCCTGCTCAATCTATCGCGCCACGAGCGCGAGGCGGGCCTCCGGGTATGGGACCTGGGCGAGTTGTTGGATCTGGCCTTGGGCGGCGGCAAAGACGCCGCGTAACCGAACAGCTTAGAGGAAATCATGGACAGCCAA from Desulfarculaceae bacterium encodes:
- a CDS encoding (Fe-S)-binding protein — encoded protein: MKLSPDPKKALLTELNKCRACRFCVDVCPTYQVSGGLEALSSFGRIQIIRHLLTGMLELDDSLSYALYSCLQCRRCENTCKAKGQALDICQIIQQARAYLAPDYAKEVADGV
- a CDS encoding FAD-binding oxidoreductase, translating into MALSGKKIKKDLAEFLGEKYVFDDAPTNLVYAKDVMPYDLEERNLPYAVARPADAAQIGQVLIYANKHKIPVHIHGSGTSLVGLARPKARGIVLDTARLQSMEVFPERSYFEAGAGVHLAKVRAAIAPYKAMLPIFPGSELVATIGGSISVNTSAHGVDCALGKPGDYVLGLEVVLPTGEVIQTGTESLRRPAGVELTKVMVGCEGLLGVITKVRMRLLPQPCTANIVAYYDKTEDILATVMEMYRQGISPPMFFEYLDETSSKIGFEAVGLEPPSGAVAMMCLHADNPEGCRAKAEHFLNFVEKSNPRSAEITDDPVRWGKVWSSRAEAGNYVYRQGSTFGSEVTPRVDKLLDAFQETRHFIEHLEAYPNPQFISFGHIGAPTLHGYAFWPTKDIPSEAKKAITLEVRAKSEAINAKYGGCGGEWGLTAQRADFLKLRYGPEYYQALVNLKKAFDPNNILNRGNLEGWL
- a CDS encoding class I SAM-dependent methyltransferase, yielding MAALHQVFDQAAAGYDALRSRVIPCFQDFYGTIARLVPGGSEREPAVLDLGAGTGLVSAVVKAARPGCRILAVDESAGMLQRLEERFAGDEQVSTMVLDYGTGILPGGWDLIVSALSIHHLDDPSKKRLFARLFDRLEPGGWFINADLVQGSSQEVERGYQEAWREHLEASGIPREELDEIYQRMTYDRTASLEAQLIWLRGCGFVDVDCHYKYNNFAVYAGRRPGGPQAAH
- a CDS encoding (Fe-S)-binding protein is translated as MASNTRRVISQALSTLQRNTLSTGDPLGFNQVYWTDWSQGLSLPKDGSPCMYTGRMYQMLPYAGQAAKLANRYQGLLACPGMSQIMSWGNRVAGEKTIRRMAGTGGEIATRAQSALRGISAGLRAIGLEPGYLYDAEPYSGVLLHELGADPGARTQAGRLGALFQSKGVSEVVAVDPHTVHFLRDDFPEVLEGAGVKLSHYLELLASEAERLAPKTALPMKEVVVHDSCVMARHLGIVEQTRQVAEALGLRVIEPPNHGQDTACCGGPIEYGFEELCAEVSLMRARELAGAGSQVMVTCPICLLNLSRHEREAGLRVWDLGELLDLALGGGKDAA